From the genome of Deltaproteobacteria bacterium PRO3:
GGCCGAGCCCTACCTCGAGCAGGCCTCGCGCGCCGCGCGCAACCTGCAAAATCCCGAGATGGAGCTGCGCCTGCGCAACGCGCTGGCCAATCTGTGGAAAGAATCGCGGCCCGCCGACGCACTGGCGATGTACGAGGCCGCCCTCGACACGGCCTTCCAGGGCCACGAGCCGCTCTCGATCGCGGTGGTCCTGCTCAACATGGGATTTCTCTTGGCCGAGATGGGGCAGGCGGCGCGGGCGCGGCACTGCCTGGACCAGGGCCTGCGCTTTTTGGGCGGCCTGCCCGACGCCGAGCGGCGCTTCGCCGACTATTATCAGGAAGCTCGGGAGGAGATCGCCCGGCTCGAGAGCGCCCTGCGCGCCGAGGCCGCGGGCGACCTGCAGCTAAACCCAGCGGAACAGGCCTAGCCGCGCCTCGGGCCGGCGGTAGGCCAGGGCCGCCGCGTAGCCCTCTTCCAGCTCGAGGGACATCGTCAAAAATTCCGGATCCGACTCGGGCGCGACCGCGATGCCGCTCACGCCCAGGCCCTTCGCCTTGAGCAGGGCCTCCTTGCGCGTCCACAGGCGGAAGAACTCGCGGCGCCGCTGGGCCTCGGGCAGGGCGGCCAGGCGGGCGGACTCTTCGGGGCGAAAGTAGCGGCGGGCCAGGGCCGCCTCGTCCACCGGAGCGCGCAGGGCCTCGACGTCGACGCCCACCGCGCGGTCGCGGGCGAAGGCGATCAGGACGATTTCTCCGGAATGGGAGAGGTTGAAGCGCAGGCCGGCGCCGGGCGCCGGGCCGGCGAGCTCGGGGCGGCCCTGGGGGCCGTAGGCGAAGCGGATCTTCTGCGGCGGGGTTTGCAGGTACCAGCCCAAGAGCCGCCGCAGCAGGCCGCGCGCGGCGGTGAAGCGCAGGCGGTCCTCGGCGCGCAGGAAGCGGTCGGCCCGGGCGCGCTCGGCCTCGTCCAAAAGCTCGCGCAGCTCGGCCAGGGTCTTGGCGGCGACGTCGAGTTCGGCGCGCCAGACGTGGACCTCGCCCGGCGGGAGGGTGAATTCCGGGGAGACGGAGGACCAGAGGGGCGTGGGCAGAGGGGTCACGACTCTTTGGTAAGGGATGTTGGGGTAAATTTCAATCAGTGAGGTGGGGTGGGTAGAACGGGGGAGCTTCGTGTGGGTTTTCTTAGAGCTTGATTTCGATATGCTGCATTTTTGCAGGCTCTGTAGGGGCCGTTCGCGAACGGCCTCTACGGGTTTTGCGTTATGACAAATTTCGTAGAATTGCAAAATCCCTGCATTGGGGCGAACACAAGGTTCGCCCCTACAAATCTTTACCGCTTGCCTTCTCTAAGGAGTATCTGTTTCGATCTTCAACATGTCCGGAATCGAGGATATGACGCTCCTTCAAATCGAAAACTTGGATAAAAGCTACCGTGTCGCGGATCGCTCGGTGCCGATCTTGCGGAATCTCAGCCTCTCCCTCTCGGCCGGCGAGCGCGTCGCCTTGGTCGGCCCCTCCGGCTGCGGCAAGAGCACCTTGCTGCAAATCGTCGCCGGCCTCGACCGCGCCGACGGCGGCCGCGTCCGGCTGGGCGAGGTCGACCTGGGCGCGCTCGACGCCAGCGCCCTGGCCCTGCTGCGGCGCCGCGAGCTGGGCATCGTCTTTCAATTCTTCAACCTCTTCTCCTCGCTCACCCTGCTCGACAACGTCCTGCTGCCGGGCCTGCTGGAGCGCGCCCCCGCGCGGCCGCTGCGCGCGCGGGCCGAGGGCCTGCTGGAGCGCGTGGGACTTGCCGCCAAGCGCGGGGCGCGGACGGGCGAGCTCTCCGGCGGCGAGATGCAGCGGGCGGCGCTGTGCCGGGCCCTGCTGCTTAAGCCCAAGCTCCTGCTCGCCGACGAGCCCACCGGCAACCTCGACTCCGAGAATCGTCGTCGCGTCTACGCGCTGCTGCGCGACCTGAGCCGCGAGGAGGGCTGCGCGGTGCTGCTGGCCACGCACGACGCCGAGGCCGCCGCCTGGACCGACCGCGGCCTCGCGATGCGGGACGGAAGGGTGGCGCCCGCTTGAAGCTCTTCCGGCTCATCACCCTCCCCTACTGGCGGCGCCGCGCGCTCAAGACCTTCCTGACCGTCCTCGGCATGGCCTCGGGGATCGCGGTCTATACGGCCATCGACCTCTCCAACCGCTCGGCGCTGCGCTCCTTCGAGGAGTCGGTGCGGCGCATCGGCGGCGACGCGGACCTGGCCGTCGTCGGGCGGGAGCGCAAGGTCGCCGACGCGGACTACGCCGCCGTCCTGCTGCTGCCGGGCACCCGCGCCGCGACGCCGCAGCTGGAGGCGCAGGGGCTGTGCGGGGCCGACGCGAAAACTTCCTTCACCCTGCTCGGCGTCGACCCCTTGAGCCGCGGGGCCTTTTTCTCCGGCGCCGGCGCGCGGCCGCCGGGCGACGCGCGGCCCTGGCTGGAGCTGATGGCCGGGCCCGGCACGGCGCTGGTGCCGGCGACCCTCGCCGCCCGCTGCGGGATTCGCGACGGGGAGGCGTTCACGGTTTTGCTGCGCGGCCGGCCGGTCGCGCTTCGCGCGCGGCTGGGCGGCGGGGGCGACCCGGCCTTCGCCGACTCGGGGCTGATCTTCGCCGACGTCGCCACGGCGCAGGAGGCCTTGGGCGAGCTGGGACACCTGACGCGGATCGAGATTAAACTGGATCCCGGCTCGGAATCGGCCTGGCGCGCGGCGGCCGCGCGGGGGCTGGCGGCCGGCCTGGGCTTCGAGGGCCGCGAGGCGAGCCTCGGGCGCGGGAGGGATTTGCTCAAGGCCTTCCAGCTCAACCTGCTCTCGCTGGCCCTGGTCGCGGTCTTCGTCGCGGTCTTCATCGTCTACAACTCGGCGAGCCTCTCGGTGCTGCACCGGCGTGCCGACTTGGCGGTGCTGCGCGCCCTGGGCGCGACGCGGCGGCAGATCGCCTCGGCCTTCGCGATCGAGGTCCTGCTGCTGGGGGCCTTGAGCGGCCTCCTTGGCGTCGCGCTGGGCGCCGCGCTGGCCCGCGCGCTGTTCGGCGCCATCGCCCAAACCGTTCAAAATCTCTACCTCGCCGGCACCGAGCTGAGGCTCTTCGACGATTGGCGCAGCGCCGGAATCGCGCTGGGCCTGGCGCTGGGGGCCTCGGGCTTGGGCGCGCTGGTGCCACTGGCGGAGGTCTTTTCGACCGGCCCGGCCGAGGCGGTGCGGCGCCTCGGCTACGAGCGGCGGCTGCGGCGGCACCCCCTCCTGCTGGCGGGGGTCGCGGCGCTGATGTTCGCCGCCGCCTTCGCGAGTGCCGCCTTAAGCTCGATCCACCGTCCCGCTTGGGGTTTCGTGACCGCCTTCGCCGTCCTGCTGGGCTTCCTCACGCTCACGCCCGGCGTGATGCGCGGGGCCCTTTCCCTGCTGACCCGCGCGGCGGGGGCGCTGCGCCTGGGCTACGGCCAGGTCGCCAGCGCCCAGATCGCGGAAAATCCCTACCGCTACGGCGTCGTCACCGCCGCGCTGGCCCTGGGCGTCGCGCTGTGGCTGGGCGTGAGCCTGATGATCTCGTCGTTTCGCGGCACCGTCGTCGACTGGATCGGGACGACGATCCGCGGGGATCTCTACCTCACGCTGAGCGACAATCCGGGGAACCGCTATGCGAGCTTTCTCTCCGAGGCGTTTATCCGGGACGCGGAGGCCCTGCCGGGGGTGGCGCGGCGCGACTTCCTGCGCGTCATCCCGGCGCGACTCGGCACGGAGGAGCTGACGCTTTCCGGCGTCGAGCTGCGTGACTTGCTCGCGCGGGGGCAATTCAAGATCCTCTCCGGAGAGTCGGCCGCCTTCGCAAGGCCGCCCGGAGATGCCGCTTGGGCGGCGGTCTCGGAGTCCTTCGCGCGGCGGCGGGGGCTAAAGCCGGGGGATGTCTTTCGGATCGCGACCGAGTGGGGGGCCTGGGATTTGCGCGTCGGTGCGGTTCTCTACGACTACACCTCCGAGCGCGGCATCGTCTACGTCGAGCGGGGCGACTTCGCCGCCTTCAGCGGCGACGGGCGGATCCACGGCATCGCGCTCTATCTGGAGGATCCCGCGCAGGCCGAGGCCTTGGCCGCGCGGGTCCGCGCCTTCCCTTCCGCCCCGCCCACCCTCGAGGCGCGGCCCAACCGCGAGGTGCGCGAGCGGGTGCTGCGGATCTTCGACGAAACCTTCCAAACGACCGAGGCCCTCAAGTTGGTCGCGCTCTTCGTCGCCTTCTTGGGCATCTTGACGACGCTGTCGATCCTGTTGGAGGAAAAGCGCCGCGAGGTGGGGCTGCTGCAGGCACTGGGCGCGACGCCCGCGCAACTGGCGGGCTACGCGCTCAGCCAGGGTGCGGCGCTGGGGCTTTGCGGGTGGCTGTTGGGGGCGTTCTGCGGCGTGGCGCTGTGTTGGGTGATCATTCGGGTCATCAACTACGATCACTTCGGTTGGACGATCTTCTTTCGGCCCGACTGGGGGCTGCTGGGGCAGAGCTTCGGGCTGACGATGCTGGTCGCGACGCTGGCGACGCTGTGGCCGATGAGGTATTTGAGGAAGATTCAGCCGGGCGAGGCGCTGCGGTTTGAAGAGTAGGGGTTGAAGCTGGGAAATTAAGCTACGTTGCGTCGGAAAATTACGGGCGACGTAGGGGCCGTTCGCGAACGGCCCCTAGGAATTTTGCAAATGGCAAAACACTTAAAATTAAGAAGGCCCTGCCCTGGGGCGGATACGAGGTTCGCGCCTACCCTTCTACGAGCGGCGCTCGCCTTGATATTTTTTCTTCCGCTCGCCGTGGTGGTCCAGCCCTCGGTTGCCGCCGACTTTGCCCCCGTCGTGCCCGGCCGCGCCTGGGAATTTCCCCGAGACCATGGGGCCCATCCCGAGTTCAAGACGGAGTGGTGGTATTTTACGGGGCACCTGCGGTCGAAGGACGGGCGACGCTTCGGCTTCCAATGGACGGTGTTTCGCAGCGCCCTGCGGCCGCTTGGCGGTCGCCTCCCCGAAGGTTCGAGCGCCTGGCGGGCCGAACAGGTCTTTCTGGGCCACTTGGCCTTGAGCGATCTGGATAAAAAGTCCTTTATTTTCGAGGAGAACGCCGCTCGGTCGGCCCTGGGGCTGGCGGGGGCGGAGCTAGGGCGTTTCAAGGTCTGGCTGCCGGGCTTTTCGGCTGAAGCTGGAGAGGAAGACTGGCAGATCCGGGCGGAGGGCCGGGACCTGGAAATTTTGCTCCGTCTTACTCCTTCGGCCGAGGTCTTGCTCCATGGGGATCAGGGTTATTCGCCCAAATCCCAGGAGACCGGGCGGGCCAGCTACTATTATTCCTTAACGAAATTAAGC
Proteins encoded in this window:
- a CDS encoding FtsX-like permease family protein yields the protein MKLFRLITLPYWRRRALKTFLTVLGMASGIAVYTAIDLSNRSALRSFEESVRRIGGDADLAVVGRERKVADADYAAVLLLPGTRAATPQLEAQGLCGADAKTSFTLLGVDPLSRGAFFSGAGARPPGDARPWLELMAGPGTALVPATLAARCGIRDGEAFTVLLRGRPVALRARLGGGGDPAFADSGLIFADVATAQEALGELGHLTRIEIKLDPGSESAWRAAAARGLAAGLGFEGREASLGRGRDLLKAFQLNLLSLALVAVFVAVFIVYNSASLSVLHRRADLAVLRALGATRRQIASAFAIEVLLLGALSGLLGVALGAALARALFGAIAQTVQNLYLAGTELRLFDDWRSAGIALGLALGASGLGALVPLAEVFSTGPAEAVRRLGYERRLRRHPLLLAGVAALMFAAAFASAALSSIHRPAWGFVTAFAVLLGFLTLTPGVMRGALSLLTRAAGALRLGYGQVASAQIAENPYRYGVVTAALALGVALWLGVSLMISSFRGTVVDWIGTTIRGDLYLTLSDNPGNRYASFLSEAFIRDAEALPGVARRDFLRVIPARLGTEELTLSGVELRDLLARGQFKILSGESAAFARPPGDAAWAAVSESFARRRGLKPGDVFRIATEWGAWDLRVGAVLYDYTSERGIVYVERGDFAAFSGDGRIHGIALYLEDPAQAEALAARVRAFPSAPPTLEARPNREVRERVLRIFDETFQTTEALKLVALFVAFLGILTTLSILLEEKRREVGLLQALGATPAQLAGYALSQGAALGLCGWLLGAFCGVALCWVIIRVINYDHFGWTIFFRPDWGLLGQSFGLTMLVATLATLWPMRYLRKIQPGEALRFEE
- a CDS encoding 4'-phosphopantetheinyl transferase superfamily protein produces the protein MCRGEPCVRPNAGILQFYEICHNAKPVEAVRERPLQSLQKCSISKSSSKKTHTKLPRSTHPTSLIEIYPNIPYQRVVTPLPTPLWSSVSPEFTLPPGEVHVWRAELDVAAKTLAELRELLDEAERARADRFLRAEDRLRFTAARGLLRRLLGWYLQTPPQKIRFAYGPQGRPELAGPAPGAGLRFNLSHSGEIVLIAFARDRAVGVDVEALRAPVDEAALARRYFRPEESARLAALPEAQRRREFFRLWTRKEALLKAKGLGVSGIAVAPESDPEFLTMSLELEEGYAAALAYRRPEARLGLFRWV
- a CDS encoding carotenoid 1,2-hydratase translates to MAKHLKLRRPCPGADTRFAPTLLRAALALIFFLPLAVVVQPSVAADFAPVVPGRAWEFPRDHGAHPEFKTEWWYFTGHLRSKDGRRFGFQWTVFRSALRPLGGRLPEGSSAWRAEQVFLGHLALSDLDKKSFIFEENAARSALGLAGAELGRFKVWLPGFSAEAGEEDWQIRAEGRDLEILLRLTPSAEVLLHGDQGYSPKSQETGRASYYYSLTKLSTSGLLRLQDQALEVNGEAWMDHEFGSGQLAETQGGWDWMGLPLGGKSALMVYRLRDRVDSARDYLSGTYVDAEGRAHRLAAGDIQLKPLEYWTSPRSGGKYPIVWQVALPAHRLELRVTAAFPDQELDTRKSTQVVYWEGSVAVRGKAGDQAIDSRGYLEMTGYAGDFDKKL
- a CDS encoding ABC transporter ATP-binding protein: MTLLQIENLDKSYRVADRSVPILRNLSLSLSAGERVALVGPSGCGKSTLLQIVAGLDRADGGRVRLGEVDLGALDASALALLRRRELGIVFQFFNLFSSLTLLDNVLLPGLLERAPARPLRARAEGLLERVGLAAKRGARTGELSGGEMQRAALCRALLLKPKLLLADEPTGNLDSENRRRVYALLRDLSREEGCAVLLATHDAEAAAWTDRGLAMRDGRVAPA